The Lasioglossum baleicum chromosome 12, iyLasBale1, whole genome shotgun sequence genome segment aaataataataaaatacttGTTTAATTATGGATAACGGTGACTCGTCATCACAACCAGATTTGTCCAAAGATGAATATTCGGAAGAAAATATCGTGTACCTTTACCAAAGTGTAAAAATGGTTAGAGGTTATGTTTACACATCAAATATTTCGAATGCCATATATTTGTAATATATCGTTTTGTTTATGATCAAATAGTAGCGAACTGTGTcctattattctattttaattttcagaatTTACACGATATGTTAAAAGAAGCAAGAGCAATAGATACAAACTTCAAAAATTTGGAAGGAGATATTCTTAGAACGGCTAAACTTATTAACGCAATCTCAGAGAAATCAGCGTTAGATAAAGAATAATCTTCTTAATTTATACTATCATGAAagtgtacatataatatacgaATATTTTTATAGAATGTTTTCGAATAATTTACTTTTCATGGAAAACATGTATTCGAAAAAAATTCCCTTTTCCGCTAATTTCCTCCAATCATTCCCCAGGATAAAATATCCACTGATTGTAGCTCGTGAATTGGAATTACCACAGCAGGCAACCAAATCAGTTGAATACAATAGTGAAAATAACATTCGAAGATTGGAAACTGCCTGGTCAATTCCAATACATCACGATTTCAAAGTACCGTTCATTgcaaaaacataaaaaattgaagtATTGCATAGTTGCGAATTACCAATAATTCCGTTCGGTTTCCTGAAAAATGTTAATTGGATTCCTAAAATGGATAATTAACGTCAATAATTACATACCTAATTCCATGTCAAACTTATTTTCGGCTCTGAATCATTTCGAAAATGACGTGTTTCGCTTACGAGAAGTTATAGTCCACTAATGATTTTAGTATTACGATCTTCGCTCAAGTCGCGTTGTTAAAATTACAAGAACAGgttttacatattttaaaaatgCTCTTCGAAAAACCGGATGGGTCGCGCGGAGActacaaaaatgtttaaaacaagTACGAAAGAAAAATGCCAGTTGTTTCTTACAGgaaaaaatatgcaaaattcaggagaaatatatttttacactATCATGTTCAATAAATCATATCAAACAATTCCATCGGTTTCGAAAACGAAGGAAAACGAGGGAAAACGTTGTACGGTGCCCGTAAAAAAGAAATCTTGCGTGGCACTCGGATCAAGCGGCGATAAATCATTAATATCGCGTTTAATCGATGAAATTGAGTTTGCCAGGGTATGGTGGCAATTTGTTGTTTATTAGACAATTAGATCGGGCTTGTTCCCGGTGTTTCGCGTGTCGGGAATCCACAAATTGGGAAGAGGGCCCTCGTGGAAGTTTGGGCAGTCGAATAGGTAGCTGGAAAAGACACTCGTTTGGGGGTAATTGCGATCCGGCTCTTTCCTGGTACGATCAGTTTCAATAAAAGTAATTATCGTTGGCAGTCCTTTCGAAGTAAAAATCGATCGGCATAGATGAGGGTGGAAGTAAATTGGGTGCGACTATTACGTGTGCACAAACGAGACGCGCGTATAATGAATTCAATTGTTTGGTGTGGTTTTTATTGCCCTACTCCTCACTATGTCGTCCAATCCGGAATAAGGGAGGGCGCCCGTCGCTAGATTCGAAATATATAAACGTGTCAATAACTGTTCCTCGACGCTCAGTCAGTATTTTTATTCGCCGCTGCCAAACTGACGATTAATAGTGAACCCGCCGGCTTTCGTTTCCATGTTCCGAGAGAAAGTCCGAGGAGAAATGGTGAGTTCCGAGGTTTACCGGGTGTGAACACGTTTGGTACTCGTTTATCCGTTCGATATCGTTGCACGATCGCAACCGGCCAACCATACACGTTCGCCAATTTTTTCGAACTTGCCGGAGATCATGGTTGAAACGCGCTTGGCCGCCAAAGTTTTTGCTGTTAGGGCAGTTTCGCATTAGCGAGTCCTATTCCGTTTTTCCGTCGGGTCACCATCGCGATTTCATCTACGGTTCCGGTTCCGCTGAGTGTCGCACATTTTTCATATACCGATGGCAAATCGGCATCGATCTAATCGAGAATCCGAACGTTCTAACACACTTTCGAAAAGCGTAAGAGCTACTGTTTAGAAATACAGTATTTTCTTCCTAATGATAGTTTGCGCGACGACGGAAGCGTTAATTTTTTGTCTAGCGAGAAAGGAGAGAATAACGAGAGAAAAAAATTCGGAATTTTCGTTCCTCCGATTAGTTTTATATGTGACACTGTATAATCTCTTATCGCGCACCATGGTTTTCCCGATATCATCTCTAGATTAAGATACTGTTAAAGGGCCCCGAGGAAAGAGGGCGCGAGATCGTAGGGAAGATGCGAAGATTGTATAAGAAGTTGCATCATTCGGTTCGAAACCTCTTCTCGTGATGTGCGCTCCTACAAAGCATCTCCGGCGCGAGTATCTTTATCGAAAGTTATATCTCATAGCGGTACCAGGATTAATAGTTCTGCGCGCTTTATCTACGTGTGACAACTATCCGTCGTGATTCTCGAACGCAAAGGTAAGCAACACTgaatttttttcaattgatcAGGAGCGAACACGATTCGGTTCGTTCGCGCGACTGATTCTCGTCGGGCCACGTGTAAATTTTACTTTACgaaggaagagaaaaaaaaacggaGACCACGGACGGATAGTGCGAAGATATCGGAAACGATAAGCAGTATCAGAGAAACGACATAAcactgaatttttaaattctatccACCAGCTACGAAAGTAGGTAATGTTCGAAGAACTGCAGGCTATTTTTAGCACATATATTCTAACGAGAGAATTGCAAtccatttttctcgtttttcacGAAATTCTGAACTTTGCTCGCCGGAGAAAATCAAATGAATACAGTATACTTTTCACGGATTATCGACTATCTTTAAGGCATTTCCGCGCTTGTAAGTTTCGAGCTGTTTGATCTTTATTCCGTGTATGCCTCCACCTATTGTGACTCTTGCATCAGTTTCTGATCGTGACTCcgaaattttgaaattgaacCGACGCTGACGCGCTGAATCGTTCTATTCGAAATTTctattcaaaaatattgtactGAGCTTGAAGAAACGAGATTTCGAATATTTCTTTACCGCGTTACGATCGTGGCTCGTCGGTGTAACTCGCCCAACGACTATGCGAGCCGTGACGAATAGATTCTCGGTAAAAGTGAGAAATACGAGTGATTCGCCGGGTGTCATCGAAACATTGGAGACGTGTAACCCTCGTCATTGTGAGAAGATAAGCGGGCGGTCCAGTATCTCGGAAGTTTCAGCCACTTTTAACTTGTCCCTCGACTCGCTGCACGAGTATTTGCAGCAAAAAAAAGGTTGACACACACTCGGACCCGGCGTGTATATCGTCGCCCGATTCTACCCTATTTTTTGCCGCACATGTGTTTCATTAACGCCCAGGCGAATTCGTTTCCAAACGGCTTCGCCTTGTTAGCAGCCCGGAGTTACTTAATCTCCATTAAAACCGTACGCGTGACCTTCCTTACTCTCACGTAGGAAAGCGTTTAGGAGAAAGGGGGAAAAGCCGAAATGAGCGCCAAAGATAAAACGGTACGGGTACGTAGTGCGTTGTGTTCCGTTCGTGAAATTTTTGGTGACATAAGAAAAACGGTCGGTTCGGGAGGACGCCAACTGGGCGGGAATCGGCACGATGCTTACGTTATAAGGTTCCCGCTGGAGCGTGTCAGCTAGAGcgtgagagaaaaagagaacgtGCGCGGGAAAgacaaagatagagagagacagagtggagagagagagagaaagagatgaaTCGTGTGGGATTTAGATTGAAACGAAAGCACCGGCACTCAGAAATTAGAGATCCGCGCGGCGGCTTTTAACGAACATGGAACGGAGTCGTTACCAAGGATGCCGCGGAAGAGTATTGAGGACATTTTGGATTACGATAGTACCGATAGATAAGGGAATCACTAATTTGGTGATTTCGATGCTGACTTTAACGAGCAGGCCATGCGACCGATGCACGTCCGCTCTAACCCATGGCATATCAATACCAATTTCAACACAAATCGGCCCGTTTCAAAATCCTTCGGCCCATCCGGCATTCCACACTTTCGAAATCGGCTATCTATGGAAGTTCGAGCACCGTGTTCTCCGGCTCATCCTTCCTGGAAAACCTTCCCGACCCGTCGAGATGCGACGCAACGCGAGTCGCGTGAGAAATCGCGTTCGTTTCTAATGAAACGAGGCGGAAACAACGGCTGGGAAATACATATTTCCTTCTTTTCCCGATTGAATCACGATTTCATTGAAACAACGTACAACCGCGTGAGTTGTCCGGTTAAAGTCAAGAGTCAAAGAACATCTTGGACCATGATTTGCACCATGTTTGAAGACTAGTTCGATATCGAGAAATTTGCTGAAATACGCTGATAGCTCGTTGCTCATTAGGAGTAACGCTTAAGAATGACAAAAAGAAATAGAATGGAATGCACGCTGCCGGTTATTACCGGGGATATTTAATTACCGTTGTGTTCCCGGGCATTTAATTTCATTGTTGCCAATTGTGTTTATTCGTATCCCCGAGGAAGGTCGAATGAATCGATATTATATATCGCGCACCTAACCCGACAATTAAATCCGCATTGTTATATATTCAATCGGCCCAATTTCTGCGAAAAGAGCGTCACGTTGGTGTTCCTTAATCTCATTCTGATTCAATCATTGCACAATGTCCGTTCGCATTCATTAAACCGTTTCTTTCACATTCTTTTATTAATGGGCGGTCGTGGTCGGGCGGACCTATCGGTATTTAAACAATGCAGGCAACACGAATTCCATTCCTCCTGTTTGTAATTACATACAATCTGCTTTCAGATGCAACCGTACTCAACGCTGGCGAATCTCGTCTGTATTATCATCGTGTCGTATACGGTTTCGGGACACCCCTTTTCGTTCCTGCCACGGTACGACGTCGAACGAGCTGCTGAGCGTAGGAGCATAGGAAGACAAACGGTCGAGCACAGATCTAATTTCCTAACTCCATCAACAGAATATGGAGCACGATCTGCCGAACCAAAGGTAACATATTAATTAATCGACACCTCGAGCCATCCAAACCCAACAGAACCCTATTCACCGTTTGCACTCGTAGCTACGTtagctcgaaaatgaaacatttcttccgaactaCAATAATTCCACTCTATTTAATaacctaaacaatattttgaataatggtgtagaAAGTCTGAGTCACCGCTCGAGTACTAACGGttaacaatatttattgtaCGTTCCAGCCAGTGGAACCGTGGACCAAAATCACTCAGAACCCCGTGAATGGCATAAAGACAACCGTCGGGTGAGTACTCGACACGAATGTAATGAAACAGTGAGAAATAGCAATGTCTAATATTTCGTTCTCGTTTGCTACAGGAGCAGGGTAGAGTTAGAATGCAAATCTAGTGGCAGCCCGCCACCGGAAATTCTTTGGTTCACCGGAAATGGCACTAACGAGCAGGTGAATGTTGCTATCGGTCGTCATCGAATTACAATGAAATTACGTAGGCAACAGCCAcgataaatatactaatatttAATGTGTGCTTTATTACAAGCTGATCGAATATGTCAAAGCCAACACACATTCTCTGTATGATCCATCCGAGGAGTGGAAAGGAGTGGCCAGAATTAATTCGAAGCTCGTACTGGAGTGCGTTACACCGGATGATGCCGGATTGATCTACTGTGCGTCGGTTTCTGCGAGAGAAGTGAAGGTATCCACTCCTACAGAGCTGCGGGTTAACAGTGAGtagaatataattaataaatcacTTGAATCATTATTAATCAATCTGCCAACGTCAAATTTCTCGTGGCAACCGACCGCTCGTACCGCGCGTGACGAGTCCGTCATACTGAAACTAGACTTACCCTACCGGTAGCGACTTCACTTttcaaaattaaccctttgcactcggagctattttaactcgaaaattaaacattttttctagaataattccattctacatgaTCTTTTTCTGTTTATAGTAtcaaatacctcatacaatactgaaaTCTTTAGCAATGGATTAGAGATACCaacgtatttaataatctaaacaatattttgaataacggtAGATAGAGACTATAAGATACGCATGTATTTGTACATTTTTCAATATAACATATAGTTTGGTCGTTTTGAAAGAACAGGCGATTAATCTCTGAAAATCTCGATTTCCAGACCAAGAAAGTGCTAGCAACGACTGCACTTCCGAAAGTGACCCAACAATCACCCTATACTCACCCACACGAGTGGCTAACATAGGAGCGACCGTGATACTACCATGCAGGGCGAGTGGCAAACCGAAGCCAGAAATTTCATGGGTGGACAATTTCAATGTACCCCTAAGTCTATCGACGAATCTACGGCACCGAATCCTGGACGACGGGGATCTACTGATAGAGGAACTTTTATGGGAAGACATGGGTGGTTACAGTTGTCAAGCCAAGTCTGGTCATCGTCAACAAATCGTTAGCACGTTCCTGTACCCGTTACGCGTAAGTTTCCAgatttacaatattttaaaattctttgaaTTTCTCTACTGTCTGAAATTTCACCCACCCaacgttccttttgaattcccCCTTTTTATTTCGGATGGGAATGTTCGGAATGAAAAATCGGCTGTCCCGTATCGACGAATTTGTTGTGCATGACCGAATGTTTCTTTATAGCCCGAAACAGAAGTGGACCGGACGGTTAATTGAGGAGTCGTCAAAGAACGAGTCTCGATTGCTTTGATCAGTCACCTTTCCATTATACGACGTGCGAGACAAACTGGATAGAATAGAATCTCCATATGCTAAGTTTCGGTGTTCGTCAAAGTCAAATGgtattgttttaaatattaagCGCTGTATATAATTCTACGTAAACGGAATTATATTCTAGTACTGAGACAGCCCGACGATTTGTCCGGGGATTAgcaaacattttatattttagtttGTTATACTGATAGATTTACAATAATTGTCTTACTTAAAACTTtatatgcaatttttataaccgTGCCAAAGAATTTTGTATTCGATCGTGTcactgatttttttttaactgaAATAGCGGTTACGCGTGCTATTTCGATATTTAAGTACGAtgtacttcttttttttttttgtaatactTCTTGAACGGAAGTTCGCGGATAGTTCtatcgaattatttatttattaaacgtGTACAGTATAAACCGCCCTTGCAGCCAGGCAACAATGAAAGATACTTTCTTTTAATGTTAAGAGTAATTATATATGTGTACTGAATCATACATCCACGGTGAACTAGAAAATATCACCTTTATTAGTTCACGATTACTTCGGTTATTATTCATTAGTATTACTTATTATCCACtagtattaattattatacgttACATATCCCGAGTATTTTagactataatttttttttttagattatCATAATGTCGCATCTATTGTGAAAcgctatatatatttttatgtataaataaatgtatttctTTTCGTACAGTGTTTATAATTTTGTGATTTATTTAGTCCCCTTTGTACATTCTACTTTTTATATTCATCTACAAATGACCTTGGCGTGTCGTATCATTCGGTCATTCAATAGCGCTTTATCATCATTCGCAAAAACCACGTGCTCGTAGCATTTACATagtaaaaatgggaaaaaagaTTACTGCGAAAATTGGACCTTCGATTTTGAATGCTGACTTGGCACAACTATCGGAAGAATCGCAACGATTGATTAACAATGGTGCTGATTATTTACATTTAGATGTTATGGATGGGCATTTTGTACCTAACCTTACTTTCGGCCATCCATTGGTAAAATGCCTTCGTAGTAAAGTAAAAGATGCATTCCTTGAAACCCACATGATGGTTTCTAATCCAGAACAGGTATGCCCGATTCTGTTTGTTATACTTGAATTTCTATTTTCTACTCATTCAATATGAATCACGTGATTGTTAATGAATGATGTTacaattctaatattttcattaaACATATTCTATCATTCATAAAAATGTGGTAAATCTAGTGGATAGAACCTATGGCTGATGCTGGCGTGAATCAATACACATTCCACGTTGAACCAGTGAAAGATGTTCCACTAGTTTGTAGAAAAGTACAAGAAGCAGGAATGAAGGTACATTAGCGAGTTACAAATGACCCAAAACTCTTAAACTATTTTATCAATGCGTTAAACTACAAAACCTTGAACTCATGTTCTTTTGTTTTAACAAAAGGTAGGAGTAGCACTTAAACCTGGAACACCGGTAGATGTAGTTGTGGACTACGTTGACCTAGCAGATATGGTGTTAGTTATGACTGTAGAACCAGGTTTCGGTGGACAAAAATTCATGCAACCGATGATGGAGAAAGTGGCTTGGTTAAGAAAAAACTATCCCACTTTAGACATAGAAGTAGACGGGGGTGTTGGACCAGCAACTATCGATGCATGTGCACAGGTATCAATCATTGGGTAACCAACATTTTTGGGTTTTCACACaaaaaatacaatgtaaatattttttaggcTGGAGCAAACTGGATTGTCTCGGGGACAGCAGTCATAGGTTCCTCTGACCAAGCGAAAGTTATAAAGACTTTAAGAGACACGGTGAATTGTGCGTTGCAAACTAGTTGAACATCAGTGAAAAGATACGCAAAACGAATATCatgtatatattaaaaattttttaaatttcaaataaatctattgaatatttacaaaaagaaagaaaagtgtCTAATTTTTATAGGATtacttatatttattaatgtCATATGATCAAGTCAATTACTTACAAAATTATTAACCTGTGGAACTGGTAACGGAATAACTTTAGGAGACAATTTTGTTCTTAATTCTGATAAACTTATCAAAATAGCTTCCTCCGTTCTTATAGTTCTGGATCCTTGCTCGGGACAGGTATTCAAATATTTATCAAACACCAAAGATGGATCATCCACATCCAAATTGGGATCAagatccactgcagcttccaaTCCACTTAAACCTCCAAAAATGATCAAAACATGATGATATCTCATGCTATGTGGTTGTACATTGTCGATAGACATTCCCTTGTCCGAAGTTCCAATCGTCAAATCATATCCAGTTTTATAAGGAGATTGCGTTAATGCTTCTGTAAGATTGTTAGCTAATCTTACTGTATATCCCCAATATGTGCCAGTATCGGATTTGGGAACATCAGGAGGTACAATGTAGCCTTTTAACTTCTTCGGGTTTGGTTGATCTTCGGGTATTTTGACAGTAACTCTCAATCCAGTAGTTAAAACTTTATCTACGTGAACGTCGTTCAGTAATCCCACGTTAACAAGGGAACCTTTCCCAGCTTTAACTGGTTTATTCGTAACTACTCCTTCTCGGTATAACGAGACGTCTTGTTGACGCAAATGATTCGGAGCATCTAAAGGATTTAACACTCCAGCATATTGCAAGTCTTTATGAATTGGGAAGAAATATTTTCTCAAATATTGTGGACACTCGAGATATTGTAATATTCTAGCTAATTGTAAACAACCGATTCTTCTTTCACCCAACACTTCGTCCGTTCTTAATTTCTTCCTTTCACTCTCGATTACTTCTCCTTTGTCGTCGAAAACAACAATTTCGTCTATTTTGTAAACACATGCTGCACGTGCTATCTGTCCGGCCAGATACGTTCGCAATTCTGGAGACTGAGCATTGTCCAAAATTGATCCAGGAACCGCAATGCTAACAGTCGAAATATCTTTTTTCTCGAAATGTTCTTCGGCAGATCTTGCTTCCTCACTTTCTGCCTCCTTCTTACTTTCTtctttcttaaatttttttgCTAACCTCTCTTCCCGCCATTTCTTTCGTTGTTCTTTATGTAAACGGTTAGTCTCCTTCCAAGTTTTTGGTACCACAGTTGCCGATGACATGATTATTTAATTTCTCAAAAGAATTTCATTCGATATAACTTCTTGCAGATATCTTCCTCAATTTTAACCTGGTATGTTAGAAAACTATTCAAACAGTTCAAACCAGTCACGACAGCCACGATGAGCCACGACCAGTCACGACTAAATAATTTCAGCTGATTTCATTTGCTATATGTTTATGTTGTGTTCCTCAATACATGCTTGCAATGAACACATCCTGAATCTACAAAAGGATTGGTAAAATTATGGCTGCGGAAGAAGGTTTTGaacaggtattttttaatacacattacatattattgttttaaagaattttaatatttaatgttaGCTTGTGAATGtcgatttgaaaaatttctaaCCTCAATTAATTTGACTATTCTGAGTCAAATTAATCGTTGAtatacaaaattataaattattaattacagtTTGAAGATGAGAAGGCCGAAATTAATTTGATTCGGAACAGTCAAATGAACTGAGGTTAGAAATTTTTCAAGttgatgaaatttttcaatcgttGATATAAATTGTGAATTATTAATTACAGTTTGAAGATGAGGAGGCCGAAATTGCGATCGGTGGAACTTTACCCGGCGGTAGAAAACGTTTGTTCTCGAAAGAGTTACGTTGTATGATGTATGGTTTTGGCGATGATCAAAATCCATATACAGAAAGTGTGGATTTGTTAGAAGATTtagttattgaatttattactgAAATGACTCACAGAGCTATGGAAATTGGACGCACCGGTCGTGTTCAAG includes the following:
- the Impl2 gene encoding ecdysone-inducible gene L2 isoform X1 → MFREKVRGEMMQPYSTLANLVCIIIVSYTVSGHPFSFLPRYDVERAAERRSIGRQTVEHRSNFLTPSTEYGARSAEPKPVEPWTKITQNPVNGIKTTVGSRVELECKSSGSPPPEILWFTGNGTNEQLIEYVKANTHSLYDPSEEWKGVARINSKLVLECVTPDDAGLIYCASVSAREVKVSTPTELRVNNQESASNDCTSESDPTITLYSPTRVANIGATVILPCRASGKPKPEISWVDNFNVPLSLSTNLRHRILDDGDLLIEELLWEDMGGYSCQAKSGHRQQIVSTFLYPLRPETEVDRTVN
- the Impl2 gene encoding ecdysone-inducible gene L2 isoform X2; the protein is MGGRGRADLSMQPYSTLANLVCIIIVSYTVSGHPFSFLPRYDVERAAERRSIGRQTVEHRSNFLTPSTEYGARSAEPKPVEPWTKITQNPVNGIKTTVGSRVELECKSSGSPPPEILWFTGNGTNEQLIEYVKANTHSLYDPSEEWKGVARINSKLVLECVTPDDAGLIYCASVSAREVKVSTPTELRVNNQESASNDCTSESDPTITLYSPTRVANIGATVILPCRASGKPKPEISWVDNFNVPLSLSTNLRHRILDDGDLLIEELLWEDMGGYSCQAKSGHRQQIVSTFLYPLRPETEVDRTVN
- the Impl2 gene encoding ecdysone-inducible gene L2 isoform X3, whose protein sequence is MQPYSTLANLVCIIIVSYTVSGHPFSFLPRYDVERAAERRSIGRQTVEHRSNFLTPSTEYGARSAEPKPVEPWTKITQNPVNGIKTTVGSRVELECKSSGSPPPEILWFTGNGTNEQLIEYVKANTHSLYDPSEEWKGVARINSKLVLECVTPDDAGLIYCASVSAREVKVSTPTELRVNNQESASNDCTSESDPTITLYSPTRVANIGATVILPCRASGKPKPEISWVDNFNVPLSLSTNLRHRILDDGDLLIEELLWEDMGGYSCQAKSGHRQQIVSTFLYPLRPETEVDRTVN
- the Rpe gene encoding ribulose-phosphate 3-epimerase, which translates into the protein MGKKITAKIGPSILNADLAQLSEESQRLINNGADYLHLDVMDGHFVPNLTFGHPLVKCLRSKVKDAFLETHMMVSNPEQWIEPMADAGVNQYTFHVEPVKDVPLVCRKVQEAGMKVGVALKPGTPVDVVVDYVDLADMVLVMTVEPGFGGQKFMQPMMEKVAWLRKNYPTLDIEVDGGVGPATIDACAQAGANWIVSGTAVIGSSDQAKVIKTLRDTVNCALQTS
- the Taf13 gene encoding TATA-box binding protein associated factor 13: MAAEEGFEQFEDEEAEIAIGGTLPGGRKRLFSKELRCMMYGFGDDQNPYTESVDLLEDLVIEFITEMTHRAMEIGRTGRVQVEDIVFLVKKDPRKYARVKDLLTMNEELKKARKAFDEVKYAGTVAQ